GTATCCAGGCCAGTTGCCTGGATCACCAGGTCCGCCTCCAGCGCGCTGACCAGTTGCGTCGAGCGTTCGCGCAACGTGACTTGCAGGGGCGCCGTCCCGTCCACGTCCAGCACGCGCGCGGCAAGTACCTGCAGGCGCCCTTCCTCCTGCAGCTGGTAAATCGCCTCGCCCGTGGCCGGCGCCATGCGATGGCGCGCGGCCTCCCATACCCAGCGCACATGGCGAAGGAACTGGCGGCGACGCGCATGCGACAGCCGTTGCCACAGCCGCGCATTGATCGGCCGCATGCCGTCGATGATGCTGCGCCATTCGGTGTCTCCGGCCCCGCTCATGGCGCGGCGCACCAGGCGGAACATGTCGGCCGGGCCGTCGCTGGCCAGCAGCGCCTGGTTCAGCGCTTCCTGCCGCGCACAGGGGGCCAGCGGCAAGGCCGAGTGCGTGAAAGGCAACAAGCCGTGGCGCGACACGGCGACCAGTTCGGCATGTGGCCATCGGATGGCGGCGGACAACAAGGTATCGACGGCGGTCAACCCGGTGCCGATCACCACCACGCGACGCGGTGCCTGCGGATGACGATCCAGCCGCCACGGATCCAGTTCGTACGCCCCGCCGGCCAGGGCCGTGGTGGACACCGTACGCAAGGGACGCTGCGCCAGCGCCCCCACTGCCAGCAGCACCTGGCCGACTTCGAGCCAACGGTCGGCACCGACCCGCACGGCATAGCCACCCTCGCCACGCGAAACGATTTCGCGCGCACTCCCGGGATGAATACGGAAACTGCGGCCAGCGCGACGCGCGGCATCGATGCGCGCGCCCACCTGAGCCTGGATGAAATCGCCGAACAGGCGGCGCGGCAGGAAATCCGTGCCCTTCACCTGCCCCAGCTGGCGCGAGGCATGCTGGATGAAATCCTCGGCGTGCTCCTGGAAGACGCCCATGGCCGACGCCCGCACATTCAACAGGTGCTGGTCGTCGCTGGTGCCGTAGGCCACGCCGCGCCCCGGGGCATGCTGCCCCACGATCCAGTGCACCGTACCGCCGTCGAACCGCGCCAGCAGTTCGCCGAACGCCGCCGCACCCGCGGCTCCACCACCGATCACTGCGACATCCGCCATCACGTGTTCCTCGTTTGGGGGACACAAAGGCATCGCGATCTGCTCCTGGCAGGTCACTACGTTCTGCGTCCCCTGGAAAGAAATCCCTGGTGAAGGCTGCCTTCACGTCCGCCGGCAGCCGTACCTCTCGTCAGCTCAGCGACCGGCGCCCTTACGGCCCGCCCGGCACACACGCATGGCACTGAAACTCTTCGGCATGATGCGTCCCCGGTATGTCGGCGTGCCCGGGAACCAAGAGACCACAGCCCCCGTTAAGGCCGCGCTAGTCCTCCGTGGACTTGCGGCACGCCTCATGCCCGGGAAGTTATGACGCGGAGCGCACCGCGTGCCGCTGCGCCAGCACGGCGGATACGTCGGACAAGCCCAGCCCGCGGGCGCGCAAGGCTACGGCAAGGTGGTAGACCAGGTCGGCGGCCTCACCGAGCAGGGCCTCGTCGTCCTGCGCCACGGCGGCGAGCGCCGTCTCGACGCCCTCCTCGCCCACCTTCTGCGCCATGCGGCGGATGCCGCCATCGAACAGCTGGGTGGTGTAGCTGCCTTCCGGACGCTCCACGTAACGCTGGGCGATGAGCGCGTCCAGCTCTGCCAGGAACCCCAGCGGGGGCACTACTTCGTTGCCAAAACAGCTGCTGGTGCCGTTATGGCAGGTCGGCCCATGGGGTTCGGCCAGCACCAGCAAGGTGTCGGCATCGCAATCCATGCGTACCGATTTCAAAGCCAGCACATGGCCCGATGTTTCGCCCTTGGTCCACAGGCGCTGCTTGCTGCGGCTGAAGAAGGTGACGTTGCCGCTGCCTTGCGTCGTCTCCAGAGCCTGGGCATTCATGTAGCCCAGCATCAGTACCTCGCCGGTCAGCCAGTGCTGCACGACGGCAGGGAGCAGTCCATCGCCTTTGGACCAGTCGAGACGGGAAGCGTCGAGGGGAATGGTGTTCATGATGAGTCTCTCTGCGCCATGGCCTGATCGCTCGAGCAGGCCGTTGCCAAACCAGTCCGGTGCGACGCCGCGGACGACGTCGACGCCTTGTTATCGCCTGACATCCACGCCCCATGCCGCCAGCGACTGCTTGAGGTCGGGGATGGCGATGGCGCCGGAGTGGAACACGCTCGCCGCAAGCGCACCGTCAACATCGGCCTCGCGAAAGGCATCGCGGAAGTGCTCCGGCGCGCCCGCGCCACCGGATGCGATCAGCGGTACGACACACAGGCTGCGCACCACCATCAGCTGTTCCAGATCGTAGCCTTGCCGCACGCCGTCGCTACCCATGCAGTTGAGCACGATCTCGCCGGCGCCACGCTGCTGCGCTTCGACGACCCAGTCCAGCGTGCGGCGCGGCAGCGCCTGGGTGCGTGTGGGATCACCGGTGTACTGGCGCACGCGCCATTCGCCATCGGCATCGCGCAGGCTGTCCACGCCCACCACCACGCATTGCACGCCGAAGGCCGCGGCCAGTTCGTCGATCAGCTCAGGGCGCTCCAGCGCCGGCGAGTTCACCGAGATCTTGTCGGCGCCGGCATGCAGCACCGCACGCGCTTCCTCCACGCTGCGGATACCGCCCGCCACGCAGAACGGAATGTCGATGGCACGGGCAATGCGCTCCACCCAGCCACGGTCCACGCTGCGCCCTTCCGGGCTGGCAGTGATGTCGTAGAACACCAGTTCGTCCGCGCCTTCGTCACGGTAACGCAGGGCAAGATCCACGATCTCGCCCATCACCACGTGATCGCGGAAACGCACGCCCTTCACGACCTTGCCGTCGCGCACGTCCAGACAGGGAATCAGGCGACGGCTCAGCATGCGAGGGCCTCCTTGAGGCTGAAACGACCTTCCAGCAAGGCACGGCCGAGGATCACGCCGCGCGCGCCGGCATCGCGCGCCGCGCGTATGTCCTCCAGCGACCGCACGCCGCCCGAGGCCTGTACCGCCATCGACGGCACCGTGCCGGCGAGATACCGGTACAGATCGAGATTGAAACCCGCCAGCATGCCGTCGCGATCGATATCCGTGCACAACAGGTGTTTCGCACCGCGCTCGGCATACCACGGCGCAAGATCGTCCAGCGTGCGTGATTCCGTTTCCGTCCAGCCGGCACTCGGCAAACGCCAGGCACCGTCCCGATACAGGGTATCCAGGGCCAGCGTGAACCGGTCCGCGCCACGCGCCGCCAGCCATGCTTCCACCCTGACCGGCTCGCGTATGGCAAGGCTGCCGAGCACCACACGCGACACGCCGGCATCGAACAGCCGCTGCACGTCAGCCTCTGAACGCACGCCGCCGCCGGCCTGGATGCGCATGCCGTCGCGGGCAATCGCCTCGATCACCGCGAGGTTCTCCAGGCTGCCGCCGCGCGCACCATCGAGGTCGACGAGATGCAACCAGTCGGCGCCAGCCGCGGCGTAGTCCCCGGCGAGCGCGCGGGGATCGAAGTCATACGTGGTCTGCTGTGCGTAGTCGCCCTGTTTCAGGCGGACGACGCGACCGGCACGCAAATCGATGGCGGGAATGACGGTAAAGCTCATAGTTCGAGGAAATTCTTCAGCAGGCGCGCGCCGACCTTGGCCGAACGCTCGGGGTGGAACTGCATGCCATGGAAGTTGCCGCGCGCGATCACCGAGGCAAACTCGCCGCCGTAGTCGGTGGTCGCCAGCGCGTAGTCGCCCACGGGTACCGCGTAGCTGTGCACGAAATAGGCCCAGTCGCCATCGGACACACCGTCCAGCAGGCTGTGTACGCCACGCGGCTGCAGGCGGTTCCAGCCCATGTGCGGCACACGCAGGCCCGGTTGTTCGATGAAGCGCTGCACCGTCGCCGGAATCAGGCCAAGGCAGGCCGTGTCGCCCTCTTCCGAACGCTCGCACAGCAACTGCATGCCAAGGCACACGCCAAGCACCGGCTGGGTGAGCGAACGCATCAGCTCCACCAGGCCCAGCTCCTGCAGGCGCGCCATGCCCGGGCCTGCCGCGCCCACGCCCGGCAGGATCACCTTGTCCGCCGAGCGAATGGCCGCAGCGTCCGAAGTGAGCGACGCATCGACGCCCAGCCGTTGCAAGGCGTAACGCACCGAACCGATGTTGGTGCCGCCGGCATCCACCAGTACCACGCTCATCAGAGCGCTCCCTTGGTGCTCGGCAGGTCGCTGCCTTCGCGGCGGATCGCCTGCCGCAGCACGCGCGCAACCACCTTGAAGCAGGCCTCCACCATGTGGTGCGCATTCTCACCGCGCACGCTCAGGTGCAGGTTGGCGCCCAGCGTCTCGCACAGCGAACGGAAGAAGTGCGGCACCAGTTCGGTCGGAATGTCACCCACGCGCTCCCGCGGGAACTGTCCTTCGAACACGAAGTAAGGGCGTCCGGACAGATCCAGCGCCGCACTCGCCTGCGACTCGTCCATGGGCAGCACGAAGCCATAGCGGCCAATGCCGCGCTTGTCGCCCAGCGCCTGCCGCAAGGCCTGACCGAGGGCCAGCGCGCAGTCCTCGATGGTGTGGTGTTCGTCGATATGCGTGTCGCCATCGCAGCGCAGCGCCAGCGCGAAGCCGCCGTGCTTGCCGATCTGCTCCAGCATGTGGTCGAAGAAGCCCAGTCCGGTGTGGATCTGGGGCTCCGCCGTCTTGTCGAGGTTCACGCTCACCGTAATGCGCGTTTCGCGGGTGTTCCGCTCCACCGTGGCGACGCGGGGATTGTCCAGCAACTGGTGCGCGATCTCCTCCCACGCCATGCCCTGCGGGCCGACCCGGAAGCCGCGCACGCCCATGTTGCCGGCGAACAGAAGGTCCGTCTCGCGATCGCCCACCATGGCGGACGCCGCGCGACTCCAGCCGTCATCGGCCAGGTAGTGCCGCATCATCCCGATCCCCGGTTTGCGGGTGTCCTTGCTCTCGTGCTGGAAGCTGCGATCGATCAGCACTTCGCGCACCTTTATGCCCTGCGACGCCAGGATGCGCATGAGCAGCTCATGCGGCCCGATGAAATCCGCCTCGGGGAAGCTCTGGGTGCCCAGGCCATCCTGGTTGGTGACCATGACCAGTTCATAGCCGGCCGTGACAAAGCGCTGCAGCGCGGCGATCACGCCCGGCAGCAGCGAGAACTTTTCATAGCTGTCGATCTGGAAATCGTCCGGCTCCTCGATGAGGCAGCCGTCGCGGTCGATAAATAGGATCTTGCGACTCATGCTTGTGCACCCATGGCCGTTCCGTCGCTGCGCTTCCGGCCATCCGCGACCAGATTGTTCAGAACCTCGAGCACGCGGTCGTTCTCTTCGGGCGTGCCCAGGGTGATGCGCAGCGCATCGCCCAGTTGCGGATAACGACGCACGTCGCGCACCACGATGCCGGCATCCAGCAAGCGCTGGTAGGTGGCACCCGCGTCATCGAAACGCACCGCGAGGAAATTAGCCTGCGAGGGCAGCACCTGTCGCACGCCCGGCACCTGCGCAAGCGCAAGCGCCATGCGCTCGCGCTCGTCACGCACGGTGGCGATGTGGGCGCGCGCGGCGACCTGCCCCGCCTCCGACAGCGCCTCGAGCGCCAGCGCTACGCAGGGGCGCGGCAAGGGGTACGGCGCCATGATGCGCTTGAGCAGGGCGATCACCTCATCATTGGCCAGCAGCGTGCCGATGCGAACTCCCGCGAGTGCCCATGCCTTGGACAAGGTGCGCAATACGGCAAGGTTGTCGAAACGGTCGATCAACGGCGCCGCACCGGGCGCATCGGAGAACTCGATGTAGGCCTCATCGACGACCAGTACCGCGCGATCCCGCAGCGCCTGCGCGAGGCGTTCGACGTCCGCCAACGGCACCAGCTGCCCGGTTGGGTTGTTGGGCGTGCAGACGAACACCAGCTTGACAGCGGGCGTGACCGCAGCGAGCAAGGCATCCACGTCCAGCGTGAAATCCGCCGCCAACGGCACGGTCACGACAGCCGCATCCTGGATCCGCGCGCTCACCGCATACATGCCGAAGGTCGGCGGCTGGATCGCGATGGCATCCTGGCCCGCGCGACAGAACGCGCGCACCAGCAGGTCGATGGCCTCGTCGCTGCCACGCCCCACCAGCACCTGCGAGGCGCGCACACCGTAAAGGCGTGCCAGCGCATCGACCAGCGCGGCCGGCTGCGGATCGGGGTAGCGATTGCAGGCCAGATCGTGATCACCCGGCGGTGCCCACGCGGATTCGTTGGCGTTGAGCATCACGCGACCGCCACTGGCTTCCATGCGCGCCGATGAATAGGGCTGCAAGGCGCGGATGTCGGCGCGCGCAAGGTCGAGCACGCTCATGCCGCATCCTCCAGCACGGCCAGCCGCAGGGTCACGGCACGCCTGTGCGCTTCCAGCTGCTCCGCGCCAGCCAGTGTCGCGGTGCACGGGCCGATGGCGCGCAGGCCATCGGGCGACACTTCCTGCACGGTGATCTGCTTCTGGAAGCTGGCCACCGACACCCCGCTGTAGCTGCGCGCGTAACCGTAGGTCGGCAACACGTGGTTGCTGCCACTGCAATAGTCGCCGACGGACTCGGGCGTCCACGCGCCAAGGAACACCGAGCCGGCGCTTTCGATATCGTCCAGCAAGGCACGTGGGTCGCCCACCTGCAGGATCAGGTGCTCCGGCGCATACCGGTTGCTGACCTCCACCGCCTGCGCAAGCGACGACACCGCGATGAGGCGGCTCTGTGACAGCGCCTTCTGCGCGATATCCGCGCGCGGTAGCGCGGCGCACTGCTCCGCCACCTCCGCCTCCACCGCATCCAGCAGCGCGGCGGACGGGCTGAGCAGGATCACCTGCGAATCCGGGCCATGTTCCGCCTGCGACAGCAGGTCGGCCGCGACGAACGCCGGGTTGGCGTCCTCGTCCGCGATGACCAGCACCTCGGAAGGGCCGGCCGGCATATCGATCGCGGCACCTTCGGGGTCGGCCGACACCTGCAGCTTGGCTTCGGTCACCCAGGCATTGCCGGGACCGAACAGCTTGTCGCACTTGGGCACGGATTCGGTGCCATAGGCCATGGCCGCGACGGCCTGTGCGCCGCCGAGCTTGAAGACGCGGTGCACACCGGTCACGCGCGCGGCATACAGCACGGCATCGTCGCACCGGCCATCCGGACGGGCCGGCGAGCACAGCACGACCTGGGCACAACCGGCGATGCGCGCGGGCACGCCCAGCATCAACGCCGTGGACGGCAGCGGCGCGCTGCCGGCAGGCACGTACAGGCCGACACGCTGGATGGGGCGCAGCATGCGCTCGACGCGCACGCCGCCGGCGGTATCCAGCGCCACCGGTTGCGGTGCGGCGGCGCGGTGGAAGGCGTCGATGCGCGCGGCGGCCTCGTCAATGGCGGCCTTCAGCTCCGGGGAAAGCCGGGCCTCGGCCTGGCTCCACTCCGCCTCCGACACCTCGATGGCCTGCAGTACGCAGCGATCGAACTTGGTGGTGAGTTCGCGCAGGGCGGCGTCGCCGTCGGCACGCACGCGGGCGACGATCTGCTCCACGCCGGCACGGAGGCTTTCGGCGCGCGACTGCGCCGGGCGCGACAGCGCCGTGCGCTGCCCCTGTGTGTCCAAGGTATTCCAGTCCAGGCGGTTCATGACTTTCGCTCGTTCATCCCGCTTGCGTCACGCAAGCATCTTTTCCACTGGCAGCACGAACATTTCGCGCGCACCGGCCTTTTTGATCTCTTCCAGCTGCCGCCAGCTCACCTCGCCCGCGCACAGCGCCTGCAGCATGAGCTGGTCGGGCTGCCCCGCCACCGGAAGCAGCGTCGGCTGCGGGCCGCCCGGCAACAGGCGGATGACCGCATCCAGCGCACCACGCGAGGTCTGCAGCAGCAGCAAGCGCGATTCGCGCACCTGGATGACGCCATCCAGGCGCTTGAGCAGCAGGTCGATCATGTCGCCGCGCTCATCGGTGGGCAGCACTTGCGGGCCGGCCAGCACCGCTTCGCTTTCCAGCAGCACATCCACTTCGCGCAACTGGTTGGCCACCAGCGTGCCGCCGCTCTGCACCAGGTCGCAGATGGCGTCGGCCGTGCCCAGGCGCGGCGCGATCTCCACCGAGCCGGCCAGCGTCACCACGCCGGCATCGATGCCGCGCTCGCGCAGCCACTCGCCAAGCAGGCCGGGATACGACGTGGCAATCCGCAAGCCTTGCAGCTGCGAGGCGTCGCGATAGTCGAGCTCCTGCGGCACCGCCACCGAAAGGCGGCAGCGGCCAAAACCCAGCGACCGCCATTCGGCAAGCTCCGGCCCACCCATGCCAGCCGTCAGGCTGTACTCGTTGAGCACGTTGCGGCCCACGATGCCGAGGTCGCATACGCCCTGCGCGATCAGGCCGGGGATATCGTCGTCCCGCACCAGCAGCAGGTCGACGGGCTCGCCTTCGCCGAAGCAGAACAGCTTGTCGCGGCTCTGGCGGAACGT
This genomic interval from Dyella japonica A8 contains the following:
- a CDS encoding FAD/NAD(P)-binding protein, producing MADVAVIGGGAAGAAAFGELLARFDGGTVHWIVGQHAPGRGVAYGTSDDQHLLNVRASAMGVFQEHAEDFIQHASRQLGQVKGTDFLPRRLFGDFIQAQVGARIDAARRAGRSFRIHPGSAREIVSRGEGGYAVRVGADRWLEVGQVLLAVGALAQRPLRTVSTTALAGGAYELDPWRLDRHPQAPRRVVVIGTGLTAVDTLLSAAIRWPHAELVAVSRHGLLPFTHSALPLAPCARQEALNQALLASDGPADMFRLVRRAMSGAGDTEWRSIIDGMRPINARLWQRLSHARRRQFLRHVRWVWEAARHRMAPATGEAIYQLQEEGRLQVLAARVLDVDGTAPLQVTLRERSTQLVSALEADLVIQATGLDTAVAYGAHDLLSQLLRDGLATADPLQLGVLARPDGQLTDAEGRLQPGLYAIGSLLRGNLWECTAMPEIRVAAHRLAERLAQERGVSCERANELP
- the hisC gene encoding histidinol-phosphate transaminase, yielding MSVLDLARADIRALQPYSSARMEASGGRVMLNANESAWAPPGDHDLACNRYPDPQPAALVDALARLYGVRASQVLVGRGSDEAIDLLVRAFCRAGQDAIAIQPPTFGMYAVSARIQDAAVVTVPLAADFTLDVDALLAAVTPAVKLVFVCTPNNPTGQLVPLADVERLAQALRDRAVLVVDEAYIEFSDAPGAAPLIDRFDNLAVLRTLSKAWALAGVRIGTLLANDEVIALLKRIMAPYPLPRPCVALALEALSEAGQVAARAHIATVRDERERMALALAQVPGVRQVLPSQANFLAVRFDDAGATYQRLLDAGIVVRDVRRYPQLGDALRITLGTPEENDRVLEVLNNLVADGRKRSDGTAMGAQA
- the hisF gene encoding imidazole glycerol phosphate synthase subunit HisF — encoded protein: MLSRRLIPCLDVRDGKVVKGVRFRDHVVMGEIVDLALRYRDEGADELVFYDITASPEGRSVDRGWVERIARAIDIPFCVAGGIRSVEEARAVLHAGADKISVNSPALERPELIDELAAAFGVQCVVVGVDSLRDADGEWRVRQYTGDPTRTQALPRRTLDWVVEAQQRGAGEIVLNCMGSDGVRQGYDLEQLMVVRSLCVVPLIASGGAGAPEHFRDAFREADVDGALAASVFHSGAIAIPDLKQSLAAWGVDVRR
- the hisD gene encoding histidinol dehydrogenase translates to MNRLDWNTLDTQGQRTALSRPAQSRAESLRAGVEQIVARVRADGDAALRELTTKFDRCVLQAIEVSEAEWSQAEARLSPELKAAIDEAAARIDAFHRAAAPQPVALDTAGGVRVERMLRPIQRVGLYVPAGSAPLPSTALMLGVPARIAGCAQVVLCSPARPDGRCDDAVLYAARVTGVHRVFKLGGAQAVAAMAYGTESVPKCDKLFGPGNAWVTEAKLQVSADPEGAAIDMPAGPSEVLVIADEDANPAFVAADLLSQAEHGPDSQVILLSPSAALLDAVEAEVAEQCAALPRADIAQKALSQSRLIAVSSLAQAVEVSNRYAPEHLILQVGDPRALLDDIESAGSVFLGAWTPESVGDYCSGSNHVLPTYGYARSYSGVSVASFQKQITVQEVSPDGLRAIGPCTATLAGAEQLEAHRRAVTLRLAVLEDAA
- the hisB gene encoding bifunctional histidinol-phosphatase/imidazoleglycerol-phosphate dehydratase HisB, translated to MSRKILFIDRDGCLIEEPDDFQIDSYEKFSLLPGVIAALQRFVTAGYELVMVTNQDGLGTQSFPEADFIGPHELLMRILASQGIKVREVLIDRSFQHESKDTRKPGIGMMRHYLADDGWSRAASAMVGDRETDLLFAGNMGVRGFRVGPQGMAWEEIAHQLLDNPRVATVERNTRETRITVSVNLDKTAEPQIHTGLGFFDHMLEQIGKHGGFALALRCDGDTHIDEHHTIEDCALALGQALRQALGDKRGIGRYGFVLPMDESQASAALDLSGRPYFVFEGQFPRERVGDIPTELVPHFFRSLCETLGANLHLSVRGENAHHMVEACFKVVARVLRQAIRREGSDLPSTKGAL
- the hisIE gene encoding bifunctional phosphoribosyl-AMP cyclohydrolase/phosphoribosyl-ATP diphosphatase HisIE codes for the protein MNTIPLDASRLDWSKGDGLLPAVVQHWLTGEVLMLGYMNAQALETTQGSGNVTFFSRSKQRLWTKGETSGHVLALKSVRMDCDADTLLVLAEPHGPTCHNGTSSCFGNEVVPPLGFLAELDALIAQRYVERPEGSYTTQLFDGGIRRMAQKVGEEGVETALAAVAQDDEALLGEAADLVYHLAVALRARGLGLSDVSAVLAQRHAVRSAS
- the hisH gene encoding imidazole glycerol phosphate synthase subunit HisH, with amino-acid sequence MSVVLVDAGGTNIGSVRYALQRLGVDASLTSDAAAIRSADKVILPGVGAAGPGMARLQELGLVELMRSLTQPVLGVCLGMQLLCERSEEGDTACLGLIPATVQRFIEQPGLRVPHMGWNRLQPRGVHSLLDGVSDGDWAYFVHSYAVPVGDYALATTDYGGEFASVIARGNFHGMQFHPERSAKVGARLLKNFLEL
- the hisA gene encoding 1-(5-phosphoribosyl)-5-[(5-phosphoribosylamino)methylideneamino]imidazole-4-carboxamide isomerase, with the translated sequence MSFTVIPAIDLRAGRVVRLKQGDYAQQTTYDFDPRALAGDYAAAGADWLHLVDLDGARGGSLENLAVIEAIARDGMRIQAGGGVRSEADVQRLFDAGVSRVVLGSLAIREPVRVEAWLAARGADRFTLALDTLYRDGAWRLPSAGWTETESRTLDDLAPWYAERGAKHLLCTDIDRDGMLAGFNLDLYRYLAGTVPSMAVQASGGVRSLEDIRAARDAGARGVILGRALLEGRFSLKEALAC
- the hisG gene encoding ATP phosphoribosyltransferase, whose product is MKPRDRLRIAMQKSGRLTEPALELLNRCGLTFRQSRDKLFCFGEGEPVDLLLVRDDDIPGLIAQGVCDLGIVGRNVLNEYSLTAGMGGPELAEWRSLGFGRCRLSVAVPQELDYRDASQLQGLRIATSYPGLLGEWLRERGIDAGVVTLAGSVEIAPRLGTADAICDLVQSGGTLVANQLREVDVLLESEAVLAGPQVLPTDERGDMIDLLLKRLDGVIQVRESRLLLLQTSRGALDAVIRLLPGGPQPTLLPVAGQPDQLMLQALCAGEVSWRQLEEIKKAGAREMFVLPVEKMLA